The Euleptes europaea isolate rEulEur1 chromosome 19, rEulEur1.hap1, whole genome shotgun sequence genome includes a window with the following:
- the LOC130491769 gene encoding E3 ubiquitin-protein ligase RNF186-like, translating to MSREAISPGTASQEMNECDSAEGTAVGMDIPSASEDQGENTGNVGCGTPASEEENAASDVKVPSSRALDQPVMGRKSTTVQMSPLSVPVSSGCSDSSADPADLRRPSDGSAAEWDCLICFNRYSCSRQPKVLACRHVFCAVCLKLMLRNEDGAWRIACPVCRKVTTVFGGLICSLPVKVGVGHSGDPGPNTEMPFAPDALSGTLVIQSAFSISQGEERSTRVAAKRLLFLLLLLVILIIFILPIMYGGLMKWVLCVAVALGLIMAGVLCCDPNWRCRCPNVLPPFW from the coding sequence ATGAGCCGGGAAGCGATCTCTCCTGGAACTGCCAGTCAGGAAATGAACGAGTGTGACTCCGCTGAAGGTACAGCGGTGGGGATGGACATCCCCAGTGCCTCTGAAGACCAAGGTGAGAATACGGGCAACGTAGGATGTGGGACTCCAGCTTCCGAAGAAGAGAACGCGGCATCTGATGTGAAAGTGCCATCTTCGCGTGCCTTGGACCAACCAGTTATGGGTAGGAAATCCACAACCGTCCAGATGTCACCATTGTCTGTACCTGTTTCTTCGGGTTGTTCTGATAGTTCGGCCGATCCAGCAGACCTTCGACGCCCTTCCGATGGCTCAGCCGCAGAATGGGACTGCCTTATCTGCTTTAACCGGTACAGTTGCAGCCGGCAGCCCAAGGTGCTCGCCTGCCGGCACGTCTTCTGTGCAGTCTGCCTGAAGCTGATGCTGCGGAACGAAGACGGCGCCTGGAGAATTGCTTGTCCTGTCTGCCGGAAAGTCACCACTGTCTTCGGAGGGCTGATCTGCAGTCTTCCCGTTAAGGTAGGCGTTGGGCACTCGGGCGATCCTGGCCCAAACACAGAGATGCCTTTTGCTCCAGATGCTCTGAGTGGGACCCTGGTGATTCAGAGCGCTTTCTCTATCAGCCAAGGTGAAGAACGCAGCACCAGGGTGGCTGCCAAGAGGCTACTGTTTCTTCTGCTGCTCTTGGTGATCCTCATCATCTTCATTCTCCCCATAATGTACGGCGGCCTTATGAAGTGGGTCCTTTGCGTCGCTGTCGCTTTAGGATTGATCATGGCAGGGGTGCTTTGTTGCGATCCTAACTGGCGTTGCCGCTGCCCAAATGTTTTACCCCCCTTCTGGTGA
- the OTUD3 gene encoding OTU domain-containing protein 3: MSRKQAAKARPGKAETERKRDERAARRALARERRNRPQAEGEGVAAAGGLAGQLQALGLRLREVPGDGNCLFRALGDQLEGHSRNHLKHRQETVDYMIKQREDFEPFVEDDVPFEKHVANLGQPGTFAGNDAIVAFARNNQVNVVIHQMNAPLWQIRGTDKCNAQELHIAYRYGEHYDSVRKINDNSETPARLQTEMLCKNESNKKENLQLKKAEEESEEEIRDEIEDAVQKVRNATCCLDTDLIVQVLESENYSIDSAIFAILQMNEVKRLHDEEVHEAQANQQKSRPQSALWEENGSGARIFGTQGIENNKAQTSLAEGNQSSKKQAPKVSNKQKKEQHRLEKKCRQEDRHRQKILAGKSNNTDNNNSRADCETQVTLVKTVAALNI; this comes from the exons ATGTCTCGCAAGCAGGCGGCGAAGGCCCGGCCGGGGAAGGCGGAGACGGAGCGCAAGCGGGATGAGCGGGCGGCGCGGAGGGCCCTGGCCCGCGAGAGGCGGAACCGGCCTCAGGCGGAAGGCGAGGGGGTCGCGGCGGCGGGCGGCCTGGCCGGTCAGCTCCAAGCGCTGGGGCTGCGCCTCAGGGAGGTGCCGGGCGACGG CAACTGTTTGTTCCGGGCTCTCGGGGACCAGCTTGAAGGACACTCCCGGAACCACCTCAAACACCGCCAGGAAACGGTGGACTACATGATCAAGCAACGGGAAGACTTTGAGCCTTTTGTGGAAGATGACGTTCCCTTTGAGAAGCACG TTGCCAATTTGGGACAGCCTGGCACTTTCGCCGGAAACGATGCTATCGTAGCCTTTGCGAGGAACAATCAAGTGAACGTTGTTATCCACCAGATGAATGCTCCTCTGTGGCAG ATTCGAGGAACAGACAAATGCAATGCCCAAGAGCTGCACATTGCCTACCGGTACGGAGAGCACTACGACAGTGTCCGAAAAATCAATGATAACTCGGAGACCCCTGCCCGGTTGCAGACAGAG ATGCTGTGCAAAAATGAATCgaacaaaaaagaaaatctcCAACTCAAGAAGGCGGAGGAGGAATCGGAAGAGGAGATACGAGATGAAATCGAGGACGCGGTGCAGAAAGTCCGGAATGCAACTTGCTGTTTG GATACTGATCTAATTGTCCAGGTCCTTGAGTCAGAGAACTACAGCATCGACTCTGCAATATTTGCTATTCTTCAAATGAATGAGGTGAAACGGCTGC ACGACGAGGAAGTGCACGAGGCTCAGGCAAACCAGCAGAAGTCACGTCCCCAGTCGGCACTCTGGGAGGAGAACGGAAGCGGCGCCCGGATTTTTGGAACTCAGGGCATAGAAAACAACAAAGCCCAGACGAGCCTTGCAGAAGGAAACCAAAGCAGTAAAAAGCAGGCTCCCAAG GTCTCCAACAAGCAAAAGAAGGAGCAGCATCGGCTGGAGAAGAAATGCCGTCAGGAAGACCGACACCGGCAAAAAATCCTGGCCGGCAAGAGCAACAATActgacaacaacaacagcagGGCGGACTGTGAGACGCAGGTCACCCTGGTGAAGACCGTAGCCGCTCTGAACATCTGA
- the LOC130491768 gene encoding group IIE secretory phospholipase A2-like, whose product MSPALGIPLLLLCTFSLASGNLIQFADMVRQVTGKLPSVFFNGYGCYCGVGGSKQPLDETDWCCHAHDCCYGKMSSLGCNPKLETYSYFFSKGALFCSGKTMCLRMICECDKAAALCFHRAAKTYRIRNVYYPNIFCWGATPPC is encoded by the exons ATGAGTCCGGCACTTGGAATCCCTTTGCTTCTCCTGTGTA CATTCTCATTAGCAAGTGGCAACCTGATCCAGTTTGCTGACATGGTCCGGCAGGTAACGGGCAAGCTTCCATCGGTTTTTTTCAATGGGTATGGATGCTACTGTGGAGTGGGAGGCTCCAAGCAACCTCTGGATGAAACTGACTG GTGTTGCCATGCCCATGACTGTTGCTATGGAAAGATGTCATCGCTCGGCTGCAACCCCAAATTGGAGacttattcctactttttctcGAAAGGGGCCTTATTTTGCA GCGGGAAAACCATGTGCCTTCGGATGATCTGTGAGTGTGATAAAGCAGCTGCCCTTTGTTTCCATAGAGCTGCCAAGACCTACCGCATCAGAAATGTCTATTACCCAAACATTTTCTGCTGGGGGGCCACTCCTCCTTGCTAG